In Spodoptera frugiperda isolate SF20-4 chromosome 12, AGI-APGP_CSIRO_Sfru_2.0, whole genome shotgun sequence, a single window of DNA contains:
- the LOC118262786 gene encoding SPRY domain-containing protein 7, which translates to MFCCLKSCMNGFTLTPSVPIRIKENPVQLDTLHMGHEMVIIKGGQRVCGSGCALGNAPLVQNKSYFEVKLQQGGVWAVGVATRETDLNRVHGGMDKESWCLNSDGTVRHSNIELYHLAQAPRESPTADLLVSTESPTHENEKPESEKGTNSAAVMPVEGDTIGVAYDHVDLNFFLNGKNMEIPISNIRGTVYPALYVDDGAILDVIFENFLYPPPTGFEKIMVEQSLL; encoded by the exons ATGTTTTGTTGTCTGAAAAGTTGTATGAATGGCTTTACGCTAACGCCTAGTGTACCTATACGGATAAAGGAAAATCCTGTACAGTTGGATACGTTACACATGG GCCATGAGATGGTAATAATAAAAGGTGGCCAGCGAGTGTGTGGTTCTGGCTGTGCGCTCGGGAATGCACCACTGGTGCAGAACAAGTCATACTTCGAGGTGAAGCTGCAGCAGGGCGGAGTGTGGGCTGTCGGAGTAGCTACCAGGGAAACAGATCTCAATAGAGTAcatg GTGGTATGGACAAAGAGTCCTGGTGCCTCAACAGCGACGGCACGGTGCGCCACTCGAATATCGAACTCTACCACCTCGCACAGGCGCCGAGAGAGTCGCCCACAGCCGACTTACTTGTGTCCACGGAGTCACCAAcccatgaaaatgaaaaaccaGAGAGCGAGAAAGGGACAAACAGTGCGGCGGTAATGCCGGTAGAGGGCGACACTATCGGTGTGGCCTACGACCATGTAGACCTGAACTTCTTCTTGAATGGAAAGAATATGGAGATACCCATCAGTAATATTAGGGGAACAGTATATCCCGCACTTTACG TGGACGACGGCGCAATTTTGGACGTGATTTTCGAAAACTTCCTCTACCCACCGCCGACAGGATTCGAGAAGATTATGGTGGAACAATCCCTACTCTAA